One Tachysurus vachellii isolate PV-2020 chromosome 5, HZAU_Pvac_v1, whole genome shotgun sequence genomic window, TTAAGAAGGTAGCAATTCCAGAGCACAATAAAGTCTCTGATTCTTAAAACCTGCTAATTCCTGCCTAAAAATTGTGGCAAATTTATAAAAAGATATCAAATTGCACAATACAGCTAGATAGAACTGCTCTTAAGCAGACCCTCAGAGTCCTCTTGATAATCATTGAAAATCAGTGTCAAGATTTTAAACATGCTTTGCATGCAAGACAAAATAATATCTCAGCAGTAAAGGTGTTCCTCAAAGAAGTGTGAGAAAATTCAGTAAACAAAAATTTGAAAGACTCCTAGTTTTCAAGCTGTAATATATGACAAAGCGGGTATTACAAAGTTCATGAAAATAAAGTAACCCTGTGATCAAGCTTTTGCTTACAACTATATAATCTTCCCATATTTGAAACCTAAATTGTTGTTTTATCTGTATTGTGAAACACTTTTCATTTAACACTGACTTTATCATCTTTATGGATGATTTAACCACACTATAAGgctaagtatttatttattttgtctgtgtAAATCACTTGTATAAAAAACAGTGTTAACAAATAAAGGAATTTGGTCATTTTGGTTTGTATATAACAAGTAGTAATCAgtagtttattttttctgtgcAGGCATATGCTGGgcataataatttaaatgaaatggacAAGTATATCACCCTTAATATATCATCAATCCATATACATGaaaactacactacagaatTTGACAACGATATTGCCCTAATTAAGCTCAAGTCACCAATCTCATTCAGTGAGAATATCAGGCCAGTTTGTCTACCACCAAAGCCTGCTGAATGGAAGAAGTACACAGGGTGAGAAACTTTAGTCATATATATCATGTTCAGAATATTATATAAGCCACATAAACCACATGTATTTAAGTGTCATTTCTGCCTGTAAAACATAAATCTATATACAGGGATATAGGATAGGGATATACTTTAAGAGGCTGCTGGCAAATGATATGATTACATGAGTATAGACTGTAATTCTAATCTACTGAGATATCAGGCAGATTAACAGTACTGTCTAACCTTTACTATATGCTAATTAGACTTGGTTAAATGGCTCTAGACATAAGACTTCACTGAGTAAAACTAAAATgcattgaaatattttatatgcatATTTATACACTCTAGGTTGGTATCTGGTTATGGATTAATCGAGACGGGTGGAGGTAAAGCTGCCGATGAACTAATGTATGTTGATGTTCCTTCTGTGGACCAACATACATGTAGAGCATCCTTTGAAAAGGAAAGAAGTATTTACAACCACATTCCCCATGTTACAGACAACATGTTTTGTGCTGGATTGAGTGGGGGGGGGAAGGACTCATGCTTTGGTGATAGTGGGTCGGCCTTTGTTGTACGAAAAAAGGATGTATACTGTGCAGTAGGTATCGTTAGCTGGGGTTTAAATGCCTGTGGCTCTCAAGGCACATATGGAGTGTATACCAAAGTGTCACAGTACCTTGACTGGATAAACAAGACAATGAGTGAAAACTAGTGATTGTTTCCAGTAGTAGTTTGGTTTGTCTACCAATTATAAGCAATTATAGTTTTTGGTTTAATAATTTGAAATGTTATCGAATGTTACAATTTTAGACATGAGACATTATTTTCCAGTAAATCTACTATAAAAactgaaatcatttaaatgcaTAATATTAAGAATATTTGCATTAATCTTCTAACATCTAGCCAGTAGACTTGATTATATGCCCAGCTCCCAAATGCTGTTTTAAAGAGTATGAATAAACTGTAAGCAAACAAACTGGTGTACACAGTttatcactgtgtttttattactgtaaattaCTGTGATTTTTACATGTATTCCATGTATTAATATAAGTTGATTAATGCACATTTTATGTTACACTCATCAAGCTGAacaaattatgttaaaaaagtGTTACATTCAACAAATAAAggagaatatttaaaaacacttttttaaaccttttttacaTAACATCAATTTCAGTAACATAGCATCCAAAAACAACATCAGTTTCAGTAAATCATGTGATATACCAAATGCACCTTGGTCCGTGAGCAGCTCAGTCCAAATTTCTCTTGTTCATCAGCTCAGTGGACAATCTGGTATTTCAATCTATTGCAAATTCCATGTTATCATGTGGGGGAAAAACTCCTCTACTGAACTGGAAATGTGTCCATTGTTATTTCTTTCTCATATATTGCATCTGGAGCCCAATCTTGCtcatgtgaatgtaaatatccttattcatttaacattaattGTAAACCCTACAAATGGACTTTGTACTTTTTTAGCctactgtttatttatctaaCCCTCTTTCCCCATGTTTATACTGTTCTTGCGTTTTTATTCACTCTGTTTGTTTGACTTTGAACACTGCAATAATGGAATTACAATTGAATATAAAATGGTGATTATGATTCATTTGTGTCCGCTTATACAGTTAATAAAAGATCAAGTTAATCAGTTTTATTGTATTAAGATTACAGACACTATTGCATAATCTAtgtacagaaaattaatcagtctgtgtgtctctatAAATTGAAAGTTTAAAATCTAAACTATTTTAGCtatattaaatttgtttgtctttcaCATGCATTCAAACAGGGTGTTGGTACAGAACATACAGGCTCACTATAACTgaactaaatacatttttactaaatatgtataaatgaatagccagtttttttgcattaaattgTATTACACATTAGTAAAGACTTTAATTGCCTTTAACAGATTTCTTGCActctcatttatttaattggTTTTACACATAAAATTGAGACAGCATAATACTTAGGAATTTAACTGAGAGTCTTATTCGATAATATCCGTAGTTTACTGTCAATTTAATTCACCATAGTTCACCTATTAAAATATAACCAGTGAACTACAACCACCTAACTGGACAAATTAAtacatagatttattttttgtttcttttaaacaaaataataacactCCCCCATTTTCCCTGCCAGGATTTTTATAATCTCTATCAACTTGCAAATATGGAGTTTTGTATACATGTCAGTGATGTATGGTGAGTTACACTCTCCTAATTACCCTGAACATTATCCAGCTCCCCTTTATAAACACTGGGACCTGGAGGTGCCTCTTGGCTATCACATTCAGATCAATTTCAACTATCTCAATATCAAGCCTTCACAAGGCTGCCGGAACGAATCTCTCACGGTACATGTGATATATAATTCTTATGATATGACTCTGTTCTATAATTTCACTATTATATCACTACACCTTGGAGAATATGAGGAGATTGTTGATCTATTTAAGCAGTTGTTTTTGTCCTATGTATCTGAAATACTGCAGATATCCTATAAGGAGAAAGTGATGAAGTACTGTGGTGACCAGGATTCAAAGAGCCACAGTCATCCAGGAAACAGTTCCATTTTCATACCCACCGCTAAAGTAAAGCTTTCACTTTGTACTAATGAAGTGAACCAAGGGCCTACCCTTCCTGTGGGCTTCTCTGCATTTTACCAGGCTAAaggtgacaaataaaatgtcttaGGAGCggtaatagatttttttttttcatattgataaaatatacacaagCATGATACATTTTAAGTAAATGAGTAAAGATAAGTAAATGTACCCAAAAAATGCAATGCAATAATAGTTCTCACTGACaaggattaattaaaaaaaataattacaagtgTAATAATTCTATCAGTAAATGATTTCAATCTAATTTAATATGACAAAGCAATTTAATATGATAAAAGGCAGGATTGTGTTATACAGATAGAGATGAATGTTCGAGTCAAGTTCCTCCCTGCACTCAAATCTGCCTCAACACCATGGGCTCATACCTTTGTGCATGCTATCATGGCTTCAAGCTGGATGCTGATCAGCGCACATGTGTTCGTGAGTTTTACACTAAACAAGATTTTAAAACAAGTGATCCTGATCGTGATAGCACATCCTTTAATAATACTGTATACATCCTGACATCCCACATGATCACTACACATGTAACAGTCTTTCTGAACAAAATGACACATTGCTATGACTGAAAAAACAatccatttaaaataattaatcaaggCAAAATCATACATGCTTCactaaatgtgaaaatgtgtgattttattgTAATACAGATTCAGTATTGTTTCAAATATGTAGAAAATGACTC contains:
- the LOC132845442 gene encoding complement C1r-A subcomponent-like, whose product is MELQLNIKWIFIISINLQIWSFVYMSVMYGELHSPNYPEHYPAPLYKHWDLEVPLGYHIQINFNYLNIKPSQGCRNESLTISYKEKVMKYCGDQDSKSHSHPGNSSIFIPTAKVKLSLCTNEVNQGPTLPVGFSAFYQAKDRDECSSQVPPCTQICLNTMGSYLCACYHGFKLDADQRTCVREFYTKQDFKTSDPDRDSTSFNNTVYILTSHMITTHAYAGHNNLNEMEKYITLNISSIHIHEIYTTEFDNDIALIKLKSPITFSENIRPVCLPPKPAEWKKYTGLVSGYGLIDDETGGFQVADELMYVDVPSVDQHTCRASFEKERRINNQIPHVTDNMFCAGLSGGGKDSCFGDSGSAFVVREKDVYSAVGIVSWGLHLCGSQGTYGVYTKVSQYLDWINKTMSEN